In a single window of the Planctomycetia bacterium genome:
- a CDS encoding SPFH domain-containing protein: MSGEFERVPKSGWGMLAFQCLASIGTVCGLVWSISLAAQLKGAGPEISGLWPALHIVGWCLLGMTVFTLWCGFFTLQPNTAAVLILFGEYKGTARKQGFHWANPFYKKIKVSLRVRNFNGEKLKVNDARGNPIDIAAIVVWRVEDTGRAVFEVDDYVNYVHIQSESAVRHLASRYPYDTHEDNELSLRGSLDEVSAALTEELQERLAKAGVVVEEARLSHLAYASEIAGAMLRRQQAEAIVAARRRIVDGAVGMVQMALEHIEKEKIVELDMERKAAMISNLLVVLCGEQAAQPVVNTGTLYS, encoded by the coding sequence ATGAGTGGCGAATTCGAACGGGTACCCAAGAGTGGCTGGGGAATGCTGGCCTTTCAATGCCTGGCATCCATCGGCACGGTCTGCGGGCTGGTCTGGTCCATCTCGCTCGCGGCCCAACTAAAAGGAGCCGGCCCGGAAATCTCTGGTCTATGGCCTGCCCTTCACATCGTCGGGTGGTGCCTGCTCGGCATGACCGTCTTCACCCTGTGGTGCGGCTTCTTCACCCTTCAGCCCAACACTGCGGCCGTGCTGATCCTCTTCGGCGAATACAAGGGCACGGCCCGCAAGCAGGGCTTTCACTGGGCCAACCCATTCTATAAAAAGATCAAGGTGTCGCTGCGCGTTCGCAACTTCAACGGTGAGAAGCTCAAGGTCAACGACGCACGGGGCAATCCCATCGACATCGCCGCGATCGTCGTATGGCGTGTCGAGGATACAGGCCGTGCCGTCTTCGAGGTGGACGACTACGTCAACTACGTTCACATTCAAAGCGAGTCGGCCGTCAGGCACCTCGCAAGCCGCTATCCCTACGACACCCATGAGGACAATGAGCTCTCCCTGCGCGGCAGTCTCGATGAAGTCTCCGCGGCTCTGACGGAGGAGTTGCAGGAGCGCCTCGCCAAGGCCGGCGTCGTCGTCGAAGAAGCGCGGCTCAGTCACCTCGCTTACGCATCGGAGATCGCCGGCGCGATGCTCCGCCGCCAACAGGCCGAAGCCATCGTCGCGGCCCGCCGCCGGATCGTCGACGGCGCAGTCGGCATGGTGCAGATGGCGCTCGAGCACATCGAGAAAGAAAAGATCGTCGAACTGGACATGGAGCGGAAGGCAGCCATGATCAGCAACCTCCTCGTCGTGCTATGCGGTGAGCAGGCGGCGCAGCCCGTCGTCAACACGGGAACACTGTACAGCTGA
- a CDS encoding biotin transporter BioY, whose protein sequence is MSPACTLSDLIRPAKGAKQATVLRDTVLVIGGSLLVAVCAKVQAPTWPVPMTLQPFAVLLVGAALGSRRGGLAILAYLLEGASGLPVFASAPYGGAAYLLGPTAGYLLGFVPAAYVVGLLAERRWDRRFVSTLAAMAIGQSIILACGFAWMAVGIGAKAAFATGVVPFIVGDSLKIALAAVALPGAWRIIHTMSGSTEQREE, encoded by the coding sequence ATGAGCCCAGCCTGCACCTTGAGTGATCTGATTCGCCCGGCAAAGGGCGCCAAGCAAGCGACCGTGTTGCGAGACACTGTTCTGGTTATTGGCGGGAGCCTGCTCGTCGCGGTGTGTGCGAAGGTGCAAGCGCCCACATGGCCGGTGCCAATGACGTTACAGCCCTTCGCCGTTCTGCTGGTCGGCGCGGCCCTCGGCAGCCGGCGCGGCGGCCTCGCGATTCTTGCTTATCTATTGGAAGGCGCATCGGGGCTACCTGTCTTTGCTTCTGCACCGTACGGCGGCGCGGCTTATCTCCTGGGACCGACGGCCGGATATCTGCTTGGGTTTGTTCCAGCGGCCTATGTCGTCGGCCTGCTTGCTGAGCGGCGGTGGGATCGTCGATTCGTTTCCACGCTTGCCGCGATGGCAATCGGACAGTCGATCATTCTCGCCTGCGGTTTTGCATGGATGGCGGTGGGTATCGGCGCGAAGGCGGCGTTTGCCACCGGCGTCGTGCCGTTTATCGTCGGCGACAGTCTCAAGATCGCCCTGGCCGCTGTTGCTCTGCCTGGTGCATGGCGAATCATTCATACGATGAGCGGCTCAACCGAACAGCGCGAAGAATGA
- a CDS encoding flagellar hook-basal body protein has protein sequence MVYGLYQSAAGLQTQEYRQAILANNLANVDTPGFKPDRITFQERLAASLVEGNPRTRHPVLDSLPGGLFETPVYTDYSQSSFDTTGGPLDVALEGDGFLTLKTDEGRRYTRDGRLIVDREGTLLHASSGAPILDEQGRTIQLERASLSKVRIDDTGRIQQGETVIARLAIVDFADKTALQKTGGNLIDANGQKPIGSKAAVLQNAVESSGVDPITSLVEMIESTRAYQLNANILTLQDESLGRVVNDVGRIG, from the coding sequence ATGGTTTACGGGCTCTATCAATCCGCTGCAGGCCTTCAGACGCAGGAGTATCGCCAGGCGATTCTGGCGAACAACCTCGCCAACGTCGACACGCCGGGCTTCAAACCCGATCGCATCACGTTTCAGGAGCGACTCGCGGCATCACTGGTTGAGGGCAACCCTCGAACGCGGCACCCGGTGCTCGATTCGCTGCCCGGCGGATTGTTTGAGACGCCGGTGTACACGGACTATTCGCAATCCAGCTTTGATACGACGGGCGGCCCACTCGATGTCGCGCTTGAAGGTGACGGATTCCTGACGCTCAAGACCGACGAAGGCCGTCGCTACACGCGTGACGGGCGACTGATCGTCGATCGGGAAGGCACGCTGCTTCATGCTTCAAGCGGCGCTCCGATCCTCGACGAGCAGGGCCGCACGATTCAGCTTGAGCGAGCTTCGCTGAGTAAGGTGCGCATCGACGACACCGGCCGCATTCAGCAGGGCGAGACGGTTATCGCCCGGCTTGCCATTGTGGACTTCGCCGACAAGACGGCGCTGCAGAAGACCGGCGGCAATCTCATCGATGCCAATGGGCAGAAGCCGATCGGCTCGAAAGCGGCTGTCCTTCAGAACGCGGTGGAGTCGTCCGGCGTCGATCCCATCACCTCGCTGGTCGAGATGATCGAGTCGACGCGAGCATATCAGCTCAATGCCAACATTTTGACGCTTCAGGATGAATCACTCGGCCGAGTTGTGAACGACGTCGGCCGAATTGGATAG
- the flgG gene encoding flagellar basal-body rod protein FlgG — MALQALYTAATGMKAMDFKLNVTANNLANIETTAFKRSRVNFEDLIYRTLEQPGLRNGLETPLPMGKQIGTGVREAGTQLDFTQGSFDQTGAQLDMAIEGEGFFQVQAFIDGQEKTVYTRAGNFTKNSNGEIVLGNSLGARLEPQITIPQDAIELSISPQGLIAVRTQGSLEFQDVGQIQLARFVNPTGLKQLGKNLYDQTDASGPPVQANPTQDGTGSILSATLELSNVDPVRELVELIRTQRSFELNSQSIQSADQTLQTVNNLRRF; from the coding sequence ATGGCACTTCAGGCACTTTATACTGCGGCGACGGGCATGAAGGCGATGGACTTCAAGCTCAACGTCACCGCCAATAATCTCGCCAACATCGAGACGACCGCGTTCAAGCGATCGCGCGTCAACTTCGAGGATCTGATTTACCGCACCCTCGAGCAGCCCGGTCTCCGGAACGGTCTGGAAACCCCGCTGCCCATGGGCAAGCAAATCGGCACCGGCGTTCGGGAGGCCGGCACGCAGCTCGACTTTACTCAGGGTTCCTTCGATCAGACCGGCGCTCAGCTCGACATGGCCATCGAGGGCGAGGGCTTCTTCCAGGTGCAGGCCTTTATCGACGGTCAGGAAAAGACCGTCTACACGCGGGCCGGCAACTTCACGAAGAACTCGAACGGTGAAATCGTCCTTGGCAACAGCCTCGGTGCGCGGCTCGAGCCGCAGATCACCATACCGCAGGACGCCATCGAGCTTTCGATCTCCCCGCAGGGGTTGATCGCCGTGCGTACGCAGGGCTCATTGGAGTTTCAAGATGTGGGGCAGATTCAGCTTGCCCGCTTCGTGAACCCGACGGGTCTCAAGCAGCTCGGAAAGAACCTTTACGACCAGACCGATGCGTCCGGCCCGCCGGTGCAGGCGAACCCGACGCAGGACGGCACCGGGTCGATTCTTTCCGCGACTCTCGAATTATCCAACGTCGATCCGGTGCGCGAGCTCGTCGAGCTTATCCGCACGCAACGGTCGTTTGAATTGAATTCGCAATCCATCCAGAGCGCCGATCAGACGCTTCAAACAGTTAACAATCTGAGGAGATTCTAA
- the flgA gene encoding flagellar basal body P-ring formation protein FlgA, with protein sequence MKMNQHGCWMALGLLAATLGATAAPLSAGEIRVWPTAVVKGSSVLLSDISALRGFNAETDARLLNLSIFTAPRAGGQIAISADDIRAALVEADFNLADISIFGASRCRVSKPAMPAAEKVRIRKPTSKPIQAAPAMGSVQSAPAYDIAEESDSPNGTLETALRDFIAARGLRDGGRIEIRFSPASAGSLRIAGPAKKFRIHPRSEQRLGLVSFDVDILERGSVARTVPIVAEVALMTDVIVARRSINRGETVEPRALRIEERRFTDQAAIGLTELSAAVGMESRGLIRAGEMLTASALQTKPVVLRGQPVTIWMRQGALVIRASGKAQQSGSLGDRVSVLRDGTRRKQDVLEGVVTGPGTISVEPSAQATIEEMRVAWTN encoded by the coding sequence ATGAAAATGAATCAACATGGATGTTGGATGGCCCTTGGGCTCCTCGCGGCGACGCTGGGGGCGACAGCGGCTCCCCTTTCGGCCGGGGAAATCAGGGTCTGGCCGACCGCCGTTGTGAAGGGCAGCTCCGTCCTCCTTTCGGACATCTCCGCGCTCCGCGGATTCAACGCGGAGACCGACGCCAGACTTCTGAACCTATCAATCTTCACCGCACCGCGAGCCGGCGGTCAGATCGCCATTTCAGCCGACGACATCCGCGCGGCACTGGTTGAGGCCGACTTCAACCTGGCCGACATCAGCATTTTTGGGGCCTCGCGGTGCAGGGTCTCAAAGCCTGCCATGCCGGCCGCTGAGAAAGTGCGAATCAGGAAGCCTACTTCCAAGCCGATTCAGGCAGCGCCGGCGATGGGTTCAGTTCAGTCGGCGCCGGCCTATGACATTGCGGAAGAGTCCGATTCACCAAACGGCACATTGGAGACCGCTCTGCGGGACTTCATCGCGGCGCGCGGTCTGAGGGACGGCGGCCGAATCGAGATTCGTTTCAGCCCTGCCAGTGCCGGCTCGCTTCGTATCGCAGGCCCGGCCAAGAAGTTTCGCATTCATCCGCGCAGCGAGCAGCGCCTCGGCCTGGTGAGCTTCGACGTCGACATTCTCGAGCGCGGGAGCGTGGCGCGGACGGTACCGATCGTGGCGGAAGTCGCCCTCATGACGGATGTCATCGTCGCCCGCCGATCCATCAACCGCGGTGAGACGGTTGAGCCCCGGGCCCTTCGCATCGAAGAGCGCCGCTTCACCGATCAGGCCGCCATCGGTCTGACCGAGTTGTCGGCCGCCGTCGGAATGGAAAGTCGCGGCCTCATCCGCGCAGGCGAAATGCTGACAGCTTCCGCTCTACAGACAAAGCCGGTCGTGTTACGCGGCCAGCCCGTCACGATCTGGATGCGACAGGGCGCTCTGGTCATTCGCGCGTCAGGCAAGGCCCAGCAGTCCGGCTCGCTCGGCGACCGGGTCAGCGTCTTGCGCGACGGTACGCGCCGAAAGCAGGACGTGCTCGAGGGCGTGGTGACCGGTCCCGGAACGATTAGTGTCGAACCGTCGGCACAGGCCACGATCGAAGAAATGCGTGTGGCGTGGACGAATTAG
- a CDS encoding flagellar basal body L-ring protein FlgH: MRHIAILIAIILVTSSWAGAQSNSLFLQSLQTKAEQAAATTQPAANGSLPATAGTTQAALPVRNVAVSQLSLTAATPPEPKVIQVHDLLTVIVRHRLRYQSEARTNQQSTWDLESTLDSWFRIHDSKWVDQSFRGGTPSIEFENKNRLQNQGRADRKDIFETRVMAEVLDIKPNGNLVIGAHSRVKIGEEDQLIVLTGVCNKNDIAPDNSILSDKIFALDVVTENDGAMQDLANRGWLKRLMDDVKPF; this comes from the coding sequence ATGCGTCACATAGCGATACTCATTGCCATCATCCTCGTCACGTCGTCATGGGCCGGCGCGCAGAGCAACTCGCTCTTTTTGCAGAGCCTTCAGACGAAGGCGGAGCAGGCCGCCGCCACCACCCAGCCCGCCGCGAATGGGTCGCTGCCCGCCACGGCAGGGACGACGCAGGCGGCATTGCCGGTTCGCAATGTCGCGGTTTCGCAGCTTTCGCTCACGGCAGCAACGCCGCCGGAGCCCAAGGTTATTCAGGTTCACGACCTTCTGACGGTCATCGTGCGACACCGGCTTCGCTACCAGAGCGAGGCCCGAACGAATCAGCAAAGCACCTGGGATCTGGAATCTACGCTCGATTCGTGGTTCCGCATCCACGACAGCAAGTGGGTGGACCAGAGCTTCCGGGGCGGCACGCCGAGCATTGAGTTCGAGAACAAGAACCGCCTCCAGAACCAGGGACGGGCGGATCGCAAGGACATCTTCGAGACTCGCGTCATGGCGGAGGTTCTCGATATCAAGCCCAACGGGAATCTCGTCATCGGGGCGCACTCGCGGGTCAAGATCGGCGAGGAGGACCAGCTCATCGTTCTGACCGGCGTGTGCAACAAGAACGACATCGCCCCGGACAACAGCATTCTCAGCGACAAGATTTTCGCGCTCGACGTGGTCACGGAAAACGACGGCGCGATGCAGGACCTTGCCAACCGTGGCTGGCTCAAGCGGCTCATGGATGACGTAAAGCCCTTCTAA